From a region of the Nitrospirota bacterium genome:
- a CDS encoding tetratricopeptide repeat protein, protein MCYSGANEGKTVIVKPQINMKYIIIILCLLCGSLANAQDCQNIKDSGDGIPAPYFRHKCEGEKALKAKQYDKAVAEFKQALSIKFHESPNYELNVDLAKTLCKLGRKDEAKRIIREFNCMAAVDLGELECYDKEGKPSSKLTQKCFDEMCIIALGLTPEGKANLLKRRERMKQIEIECK, encoded by the coding sequence ATGTGTTATAGTGGAGCCAACGAAGGAAAAACAGTAATTGTTAAACCACAAATAAATATGAAATATATTATTATCATACTCTGTCTACTGTGCGGCTCTCTCGCAAATGCGCAGGATTGTCAAAATATCAAAGATTCAGGCGACGGCATTCCAGCACCATATTTCCGCCATAAATGCGAAGGCGAAAAGGCATTGAAAGCCAAACAGTATGATAAGGCAGTAGCTGAATTTAAACAGGCATTATCAATTAAATTTCACGAATCTCCAAATTATGAATTAAATGTTGATCTCGCGAAAACCTTGTGCAAACTTGGCAGGAAAGATGAAGCTAAGAGAATTATTCGAGAGTTTAACTGCATGGCTGCAGTCGACTTGGGGGAATTAGAATGTTATGACAAAGAAGGGAAGCCTAGTTCAAAATTAACACAAAAATGCTTTGATGAAATGTGTATCATAGCACTTGGGCTCACGCCTGAAGGTAAAGCTAATTTGCTGAAGCGAAGAGAAAGGATGAAGCAAATCGAAATCGAATGCAAATAG